The sequence GGCTGAAAGCATCCAGGCAAAGGGACACACaggaggaaagacaggaaaagagggaaCTTTTCAACGTGCCTTATACTGTGTTAAAACTTCACATGTGTTAGTCCAAGTGATCTTACCTATTCAAGAGGTATAATAGTACCCATTTCATAGAcactcaaataattaaatcaaattgTCAAGATCCAGAGATAAAATCTTTCAGAGTCACTATGTGCCCCAGCTCTCCCCTACCTCAAAGCCTGTCATTGTAACACCATATTTCTTCCAATAAGATGACCTCTGATATTAGCAAGTTAGATCTGACCAATTTGGGGAGATTTAGGATAAACAAGTGAAAAGATTGGATTCTGTTCTAAGGAAAATAgggttccatatacattttttggAGAGAGCAATGATTTGATCAGTGGTGTGTTGTGGAAGGGTATTTCTTGAGTTTCTCAAATCCAAGTGCTCACACATGGAACTAATTGGATCCTTCAAAGTGCAGATTGCAATCTGAATTACAATGACTGGCTTCTATGGCTCATAATAACTTCAGAGGCTATTGAGTCCAGCTCCCCAAAGAGCTTATATGTCTTCTATAATATCATCACAAATGATCAGTGCTCTGGGGACACAGAATTGAAAGCACAATGAAAATCAGCCTATTGACTTGAATTCTGAATGCACCATTTTAGACCACACCTTCCCCATGGCAATTTTCATCTCCATGTTTCTCAGGGTATAGATGAGAGGATTCAGCATGGGGGCAATCACGGTGTAAAACACAGAGTTTTCCTTATCCTTGTTCTCACTCCCTGCAGGTAGAACATAAGTATAGATACAGGGCACAAAAAATAAAACGACGACCATTATGTGAGAGCTGCAGGTGGAGAGAGCTTTGCGTCGCCCTACAGAGGAGTGTGTCCTAAGATTATATAATATGACAGTGTAAGAAGCCACCAGGACAAGAAAAATGACAACCACCACCATTCCTGAATTTGCAATCACTAAGATACTAACAACATGAATGTCTTTGCACACCAGTTTCAAAAGAGGCTTCACATCACATATGTAGTGATCTATCTGATTAGGACCACAGAAAGGTAAACTGAGTACCATGAGCAATAGAGCGACAGAGTGCCAAAAACCCACGCCCCAGGCCACGAAGACCAACACGTTACACCCCCGTCGGTTCATGATGACCATGTAGTGCAGGGGCTTGACAATGGCAACATAGCGGTCTACAGCCATGGACACCAAGATGAATATCTCCACGGCCGCCAGCAAGTGGGCAGTGAAGAGCTGCGTCATACAGTTGTTATAggaaatgttttttcttgctgTGCCTAAGTCCCTGATTAGCCTGGGGACCACAGTGGACGTGTAGCAGAGGTCCATGAGGGAAAGGTGACAGAGAAAGTAGTACATTGGTTGTTCGATTAGATGGCTGCAGGTGATCGTGAGTAAGATGATGAAGTTTCCCATTAAGACAGCCAGGTAGCAGAGCAGAAAGAGGACAAGGAACAGTAGCTCTAGTTGCCTATTTTCCCATAGTCCCATGAAAACAAATTCCGTGACATTGTTTTGATTTTCCATGAGGTTGAGGTGAGTCCAGAGACACAATAGAAACTTAATTCATCTGAAATGATGCAGACCATAAGACATTTTTATTAGTACGTTTCACAATTTTTGGAgtatttttacatgaaaaaatatgtagGCTACAGAGGAAATTTTGCACTTAATGTCTCGAATCTTTTTGGATTAAGACCAGTATCATTATTCAAACGATGTTTACTGAGAGCATACTAATTGTTGGGAATTTTTATgaacatttgcatttatttatttatttatttagtgtttgaAAANNNNNNNNNNNNNNNNNNNNNNNNNNNNNNNNNNNNNNNNNNNNNNNNNNNNNNNNNNNNNNNNNNNNNNNNNNNNNNNNNNNNNNNNNNNNNNNNNNNNNNNNNNNNNNNNNNNNNNNNNNNNNNNNNNNNNNNNNNNNNNNNNNNNNNNNNNNNNNNNNNNNNNNNNNNNNNNNNNNNNNNNNNNNNNNNNNNNNNNNNNNNNNNNNNNNNNNNNNNNNNNNNNNNNNNNNNNNNNNNNNNNNNNNNNNNNNNNNNNNNNNNNNNNNNNNNNNNNNNNNNNNNNNNNNNNNNNNNNNNNNNNNNNNNNNNNNNNNNNNNNNNNNNNNNNNNNNNNNNNNNNNNNNNNNNNNNNNNNNNNNNNNNNN comes from Ailuropoda melanoleuca isolate Jingjing unplaced genomic scaffold, ASM200744v2 unplaced-scaffold14302, whole genome shotgun sequence and encodes:
- the LOC100472402 gene encoding olfactory receptor 4P4, giving the protein MENQNNVTEFVFMGLWENRQLELLFLVLFLLCYLAVLMGNFIILLTITCSHLIEQPMYYFLCHLSLMDLCYTSTVVPRLIRDLGTARKNISYNNCMTQLFTAHLLAAVEIFILVSMAVDRYVAIVKPLHYMVIMNRRGCNVLVFVAWGVGFWHSVALLLMVLSLPFCGPNQIDHYICDVKPLLKLVCKDIHVVSILVIANSGMVVVVIFLVLVASYTVILYNLRTHSSVGRRKALSTCSSHIMVVVLFFVPCIYTYVLPAGSENKDKENSVFYTVIAPMLNPLIYTLRNMEMKIAMGKVWSKMVHSEFKSIG